In the genome of Peptococcaceae bacterium 1198_IL3148, the window CACAAATTTATACCGAACGCAAACTTATTTTACTACATTGAGGTATAACCACCGTCAACGGGAATAACGGCACCGGTTAAAAATGAGGACTGATCTGAAGCCAGCCATAAGCTGGCCTGAGCAATCTCGCTTGGCTGGGCAAATCTACCCAACATACTCAATTGTTTGGCATATGCTATGGGATCAAAATTAAATTGTTTCAATGCCCCTTGCAACATCGGCGTGTCAACCGCTCCGGGGGCCACAGAGTTAATGCGAATGCCGTGGGGTGAATAGTCCAATGCACCACATTTTGTTAAACCGATAACCCCGTGTTTTGCTGCCACATAGACAGGATTGGCCGGTTGGGGACGAATTCCACTTACGGAAGAAATATTAATAATGGATCCGCCGTCGCCCTGTTTCATCATTTGTTGTAGTTCGTATTTCATACAAAGGGCAACCCCTTTTAAATCCACAGCAATTAAAGCATCAAAAACATCTTCCTCCATATCGGCAATGGGCTTATCATCGGGTGTGCGGGCGGCGTTATTCACTGCCACGTCAAGACGTCCATATGTGTCTACAGCAAAATTAACCATAGCTTCAACCTCTTTGGAATTAGAAACATCAACCTTTACAAAGGCTGCGGTACCACCAGCCTCATTAATTCTTTGGGTTTCTTTTTTGCCCAGTTCTTCATTGAAGTCGGCGATAACCACTTTAGCCCCAGCAGATGCAAACAATTCTGCGGTGGAAGCCCCCATCCCCATCGCTGCTCCAGTTACAATGGCCACTTTCCCATCCAAGATACGCATTGCAATTCCTCCCCACATAATAAATTTTACTTTAGGTTAAAAAATAGTACGCTTTTACTCTCATTAGCATAAAGCTCAAAAACAGTATAGAGCACTCTTGTTCATAATTCAATAAATATTCTGAATAAAGAAAAAATAAACTTTCACAGCGGTGTTTAAAAACTCGCTGCTTTTAATAATTTCGATAAGGTTGTTAACTGCCTATTCAGATGATATACTAATGGAAAGTGAATTTAGTCACATGAGAAGGGGGTATAAATAATGTTAAATTGCTCCTTTGAAACCACTGCAGAAGAATTTATTACAAAAATATATAAAGGTAATCTAAATATAGTTAAACTGTTGCTGAAAAACAATGCAAATCCCAACATAATAGTTAACTTTAATAATAAAAATATGCCTTTACTATACGTTTTAGTTAAAAATATTGAAACGCCCAATAGATTAGAAATGATTAGGTTGTTATTGGAACATGGGGCTGACCCTAATTGTTGCGGAGAGGAAAAATTAATTAAACTGTTGTTGTTGGCAATAAATAATAAATCAGATAAAGATCGTGTGGAAATAATCAGTTTATTGCTTAAACATGGAGCTGATCCAAATATTAATGTGATCATCCAAAATAGAATTATGCCTTTGTTAGCGGCGGTAATTGTTGCCCAGCCGATCCCTAACAGAACAGAAATAATTGAATTGCTGCTAAAACATGGTGCTAACCCCAATGTTACACTGGTTGAGGACGATATAACTATACCTCTCTGTGTATATGAACTGGTGATGAACCCTCAAAACATTGAAGAGCGATTGGCAACGCTCAATTTATTAATTAAATATGGAGCCGATCCCAATCAACACTTCCAGGTGGAAGACTATAAAATACCGCTTTTAGGTTGGACGTTGTTAAACGTTGAAAACGTTGAAAACGTTAATATGAAAGTTGCTCAGTTACTACTAGATGCTGGAGCAGATCCAAATCTCAATATGCAAAGAGGAGAATATAAAGATACTTTATTTGGTTATGTGTTAGAAAGTTCTTTCACCAATAAAATGGAAGTAATAGAGTTGTTTTTAAAGCATGGAGCCAGTTTAAAAGAGTTAACGGCCCACAATAACTGCTACGGAGGCCTACAATAATGTTTAAATGAAACCCTTGTCCCAAGTAAAGTGAATAAGGGTTTTTTATTGACATTAACCAAGCAATATTTTATAGTGTTAAATCAAGAATAAACCCGAGCAAAAGAAAGGAAAGTAACCGTATGAAAAGGCCCTTCGTGACTTTAGAACAATTGAGAGAAATTACAGCTAAATATCCCACTCCGTTTCACTTGTATGATGAAAAGGGTATTAGAGAAAATGCCCGGAAGTTAAAACAAGCCTTTGCTTGGAATAAAGGTTTTAAGGAATACTTCGCGGTTAAAGCCA includes:
- a CDS encoding glucose 1-dehydrogenase, whose amino-acid sequence is MRILDGKVAIVTGAAMGMGASTAELFASAGAKVVIADFNEELGKKETQRINEAGGTAAFVKVDVSNSKEVEAMVNFAVDTYGRLDVAVNNAARTPDDKPIADMEEDVFDALIAVDLKGVALCMKYELQQMMKQGDGGSIINISSVSGIRPQPANPVYVAAKHGVIGLTKCGALDYSPHGIRINSVAPGAVDTPMLQGALKQFNFDPIAYAKQLSMLGRFAQPSEIAQASLWLASDQSSFLTGAVIPVDGGYTSM